A stretch of Aedes aegypti strain LVP_AGWG chromosome 2, AaegL5.0 Primary Assembly, whole genome shotgun sequence DNA encodes these proteins:
- the LOC5567953 gene encoding uncharacterized protein LOC5567953 gives MECLLYVYLLGILFSLSMALEVSHFYICSTDYVARERNFLCHTANFKLVSLPPKGDEFFDCCFQTSEWMDRGSKELKTNKFVSDMKKYGFDKRKAIEKVVQSCKTEMGDKINGWAYFRCFVMDRKISNGFKKMLEKKERRFFTEKPFCK, from the exons ATGGAGTGCTTACTATACGTCTATCTTCTAGGAATATTGTTTTCCTTGTCGATG GCCCTCGAAGTTTCTCACTTCTATATTTGCTCAACTGATTACGTAGCAAGGGAACGTAATTTCCTCTGCCACACAGCCAATTTTAAGTTGGTATCGTTGCCACCCAAAGGGGATGAATTTTTCGACTGCTGCTTCCAAACAAGTGAATGGATGGACCGAGGCAGCAAAGAGTTGAAAACGAATAAATTCGTCAGCGACATGAAGAAGTATGGCTTCGATAAACGTAAGGCCATTGAGAAAGTGGTACAAAGCTGCAAGACTGAAATGGGAGACAAAATAAACGGTTGGGCGTACTTTCGGTGTTTCGTGATGGATcggaaaatttcaaatggattcaaaaaaatgttggagAAAAAAGAGAGACGGTTTTTCACCGAAAAACCCTTTTGTAAGTGA
- the LOC5567955 gene encoding uncharacterized protein LOC5567955, which yields MWAEAILIFSVFVASIKVKWIYQSCADEKINPGNEYKEYILCKASAFLVERPGDSTYPDMEEFMDCTFIKAGWMDKTRHALNVLKIANDLKTSGYPDRQNQIEEQIKLCKNIYDPPLNAMNYLDCIALGRNSTKEIIAFIRKREPDFFNVFHCKGITL from the exons ATGTGGGCAGAAGCaatattaatattttcagtttttgtagCATCAATAAAGgtgaaat GGATATACCAGTCGTGTGCCGATGAAAAGATAAATCCCGGCAACGAATACAAAGAGTACATCCTGTGCAAGGCTTCTGCATTCTTAGTGGAGCGCCCTGGAGATTCAACTTACCCAGacatggaggaattcatggactGTACCTTCATCAAGGCGGGTTGGATGGACAAAACCAGACATGCGTTGAACGTGTTGAAAATTGCTAATGATTTGAAAACTAGTGGATATCCAGACAGACAAAACcaaattgaagaacaaataaaattgtgtAAGAATATATATGATCCACCGCTCAATGCAATGAATTATTTGGATTGCATTGCCCTTGGACGGAACTCAACAAAGGAAATAATAGCTTTCATACGGAAAAGGGAACCTGATTTTTTCAACGTATTCCATTGCAAAGGTATAACTTTATAA